From a single Sphingosinicellaceae bacterium genomic region:
- the dacB gene encoding D-alanyl-D-alanine carboxypeptidase/D-alanyl-D-alanine-endopeptidase, with translation MHLAALIVAFALPAAPAAGLPLQTDIEAMLAKGPAGTRYGLVVSTLDGTELLAIAPDERFIPASNTKMFTTATAYADLVALQQAAMGTGVRLALEHNPPDVVLYGRGDASLSSRPGCTTNCLQTLADAVAAKTRQVGDVIGDDSWFPTEPWGQGMSWNNIQSRYGTGISALTLDDNEMAMMVTPGSFGATPGIAASAYYRIDNRIVTVAGASNTITAERAPNNNLVRLAGTIGAQSKAVTLYFSIDDPAYYAAWRMRDLLRDRGVRVTGDVGTGHRLLGPSDDPAVRSGAPPARPPLPDMLMELPAPSLAADMSVTNKQSQNLHAELLLRRIARQAGSGSVADGRAAVRKMMAQAGIAAESYTLADGSGMSSYNRITPRTAASLLVWIARQPWGEAWRKTLPIAGEDGTLRGRFKGTILNSKLFAKTGSLNAARALSGYLTSKSGRILIFSALANDMPDGTDGQASAAVDEALVAVAEAF, from the coding sequence ATGCATCTGGCCGCCCTCATTGTTGCGTTTGCGCTACCGGCTGCGCCGGCCGCAGGGTTGCCGTTGCAGACGGACATCGAGGCAATGCTGGCCAAAGGGCCGGCGGGTACACGCTATGGGCTCGTCGTCTCCACGTTGGATGGCACGGAACTGCTGGCGATCGCTCCCGACGAGCGCTTCATCCCCGCCTCCAACACCAAGATGTTCACGACCGCCACCGCCTATGCCGACCTGGTTGCCCTGCAGCAGGCAGCGATGGGAACCGGGGTGCGGCTGGCCCTGGAGCACAATCCGCCCGATGTCGTCCTCTACGGCCGCGGTGACGCATCGCTGTCCAGCCGGCCGGGGTGCACCACCAACTGCCTGCAGACGCTCGCCGATGCGGTCGCTGCAAAAACGCGACAGGTCGGCGACGTCATCGGGGACGATAGCTGGTTCCCAACCGAGCCCTGGGGCCAGGGGATGAGCTGGAACAATATCCAGTCCCGCTACGGCACCGGGATTTCTGCCCTGACGCTCGACGACAATGAAATGGCGATGATGGTCACACCCGGCTCATTCGGTGCGACGCCCGGGATCGCGGCGTCTGCCTATTACAGGATCGACAACCGCATCGTCACGGTGGCAGGCGCGTCGAACACCATCACAGCGGAACGCGCGCCCAACAACAACCTTGTCAGACTTGCCGGCACCATCGGGGCTCAGTCCAAGGCTGTCACCTTGTATTTCAGCATCGATGACCCGGCTTATTATGCCGCCTGGCGGATGCGCGATCTGCTGCGCGATCGCGGCGTCCGTGTGACCGGCGATGTCGGCACAGGGCATCGGCTACTGGGCCCATCCGATGATCCCGCCGTTCGCAGCGGGGCACCGCCGGCGCGACCACCGCTGCCAGACATGCTGATGGAGCTGCCGGCTCCGTCGCTGGCGGCCGACATGTCGGTCACAAACAAGCAGAGCCAAAACCTCCATGCCGAATTACTGCTGCGCCGCATCGCACGGCAAGCGGGTAGTGGCTCGGTCGCCGACGGCCGGGCGGCGGTGCGGAAAATGATGGCGCAAGCTGGCATCGCTGCCGAGAGCTACACCCTTGCCGACGGTTCCGGCATGTCGTCTTACAACCGTATCACGCCGCGCACGGCTGCCAGCCTGCTTGTATGGATCGCCCGGCAGCCCTGGGGTGAGGCTTGGCGTAAGACGCTGCCAATCGCCGGCGAGGATGGGACGCTGCGCGGCCGCTTCAAGGGCACCATCCTGAACAGCAAGCTGTTCGCCAAGACCGGTTCGCTGAACGCGGCGCGGGCGTTGTCAGGCTATCTCACTAGCAAAAGCGGGCGCATTCTGATCTTTTCAGCGCTCGCCAACGACATGCCCGACGGCACCGATGGCCAAGCCAGCGCCGCCGTCGACGAGGCGCTCGTCGCCGTCGCGGAGGCGTTTTAA
- a CDS encoding beta-lactamase family protein, protein MRAFAVVVCALLAFSAPALAQPDPKEQVEAALAHWLAERGPIEKATGISAYVSFGDDGPVVQAFAGKVGRDPGDAPITDTTLFQMGSTTKSFTAAVILKLEAAGRLSLDDTVGKWLPEYPAWKNATIRSLLNMTSGIPNYSETQAMSRIWIEQPNRTLSAEDLVGLAYPAPTNNLPAPVGYGYSNTGYVLASMIATRAAKTPFRDLVHKLVIERHGLGATYYEEGPYPTSVMARLAHGYFANPACTDFQPGCKVSWNQRLVSRDVRTLNLSWAQAAGGAIATASNVDRWTRAVFQGKVVPPKQQKEWMELVSTKTGKPIGHVTPADPGGFALGLGQALHGSPPAHWFYEGMTLGYRTLYVWYAEENILITVQTNSQPPEGEDRIGAVVETIHDIVSKARPVAK, encoded by the coding sequence GTGAGAGCCTTCGCCGTTGTGGTTTGTGCACTGCTTGCATTCTCGGCACCCGCGCTGGCCCAGCCCGATCCGAAGGAGCAGGTCGAGGCGGCGCTTGCGCACTGGCTCGCCGAGCGCGGTCCGATCGAGAAAGCGACCGGGATATCCGCTTACGTCAGCTTCGGGGACGACGGACCGGTGGTCCAAGCGTTCGCGGGGAAGGTGGGCCGCGATCCGGGTGATGCGCCGATCACCGATACCACGCTGTTCCAGATGGGCAGCACGACCAAGTCGTTCACCGCGGCGGTGATACTGAAGCTCGAGGCCGCAGGCAGGCTGTCGCTCGACGATACGGTGGGCAAGTGGCTCCCCGAATACCCGGCGTGGAAGAACGCCACGATCCGCAGCCTGCTCAACATGACCAGCGGCATCCCGAACTATTCGGAGACGCAGGCGATGTCGCGGATCTGGATCGAACAGCCCAACCGCACGCTGAGCGCCGAGGACCTCGTCGGGCTAGCTTATCCTGCCCCGACCAACAATCTTCCGGCACCGGTCGGCTACGGCTACTCGAACACCGGCTATGTCCTGGCGAGCATGATCGCCACACGCGCGGCCAAGACGCCGTTTCGCGATCTCGTACACAAGCTGGTGATCGAGCGGCATGGGCTGGGGGCGACGTATTACGAGGAGGGGCCTTATCCGACCTCGGTGATGGCCCGGCTCGCGCACGGCTACTTCGCCAACCCGGCTTGCACCGACTTCCAGCCCGGTTGCAAGGTCAGCTGGAACCAGCGGCTGGTCAGCCGCGACGTGCGCACGCTGAACCTCAGCTGGGCGCAGGCCGCGGGCGGCGCGATCGCCACCGCCAGCAACGTCGACCGCTGGACCCGCGCGGTCTTCCAAGGGAAGGTGGTGCCGCCCAAGCAGCAGAAGGAATGGATGGAGCTGGTCTCGACGAAGACCGGCAAGCCGATCGGCCACGTCACGCCCGCCGATCCGGGCGGCTTCGCGCTCGGGCTCGGCCAAGCGCTGCACGGCTCTCCGCCCGCGCATTGGTTCTACGAAGGTATGACGCTTGGCTACCGTACGCTCTACGTGTGGTATGCCGAGGAGAACATCCTGATCACCGTCCAGACGAACTCGCAGCCGCCCGAAGGCGAGGACCGCATCGGCGCGGTGGTCGAGACGATCCATGACATCGTTTCGAAGGCGCGGCCTGTGGCGAAGTGA
- a CDS encoding phosphotransferase family protein — translation MTGTPLEAEQVSAYLSRIWGVPVAVAALARIPGGASRETYRFDATADGAFHRLILRRDPGGGLIDTETETEFCAYQSAWGVVPVPRAVALERDGAELERPFFIMERIEGGEVASPFAQAPFGEHGEALGGVFFAALGGLAAFDPTGTPIAAHLPAPAPEAAWQVALDYWENVLDEDEQRPMPVVRAAIRRLRACPPPPAQKIAIVHGDYRSGNVMHDGHGGMLAIFDWEMAHLGDPLEDLGWALNPIWDHFEAGKVCGMTDRANALTSWERTSGLTVDPQAMRWWSLFNSVKGRAIWTSAFKAFVEGGHTDPVLGVSGWYTAVRQDAIIAAQLEPFS, via the coding sequence ATGACTGGGACACCGCTCGAGGCGGAGCAGGTCTCGGCCTATCTGTCGCGCATCTGGGGAGTGCCCGTAGCGGTCGCTGCGCTCGCCCGCATTCCGGGCGGCGCGAGCCGTGAAACCTATCGCTTCGATGCGACTGCCGACGGAGCCTTTCACCGGCTGATCCTGCGGCGCGACCCTGGCGGCGGCCTGATCGATACCGAGACCGAGACGGAGTTCTGCGCATACCAGAGTGCCTGGGGGGTCGTGCCGGTCCCTCGCGCGGTGGCACTTGAGCGTGACGGCGCTGAACTCGAACGACCGTTCTTCATCATGGAGCGGATCGAGGGCGGGGAAGTCGCGTCCCCTTTTGCGCAAGCACCGTTCGGGGAGCATGGCGAGGCCTTGGGTGGCGTGTTTTTCGCCGCGTTGGGAGGGCTTGCAGCGTTTGATCCCACCGGCACGCCGATCGCGGCGCACCTGCCGGCGCCCGCACCCGAAGCGGCGTGGCAAGTAGCGCTCGATTATTGGGAAAATGTGCTCGACGAAGACGAGCAGCGCCCGATGCCCGTCGTGCGCGCCGCAATCCGGCGACTGCGCGCTTGCCCACCGCCACCGGCCCAGAAAATTGCGATTGTCCACGGCGACTATCGCTCGGGTAATGTCATGCATGACGGGCACGGTGGCATGCTCGCGATATTCGACTGGGAAATGGCGCACCTCGGCGATCCGCTCGAGGATCTTGGCTGGGCACTCAATCCAATCTGGGATCACTTCGAAGCCGGCAAGGTTTGCGGCATGACCGACCGCGCAAACGCGCTCACGTCGTGGGAACGTACCAGCGGACTGACCGTCGATCCGCAAGCGATGCGCTGGTGGTCGCTGTTCAATTCAGTGAAGGGGCGCGCCATCTGGACTTCGGCGTTCAAGGCATTCGTCGAAGGCGGTCACACCGATCCGGTGCTTGGCGTGTCGGGCTGGTACACTGCGGTGCGCCAGGACGCGATCATCGCGGCACAGCTGGAGCCGTTCTCATGA